CGTGAGCCAGCGGCCAAGCTGAAGATGCTCTGGACCGACGACCGGAGCAATCTTGCTTTTGCCCCCCGCAGCAGACTGCAAGCGACGCGTTCGCGTGAGCCAAGCTCGATTCAGAACCATCCCAATCAGCGGGAAAACTACGGCCACAGCAAGGGCTGGATGCAGCAGCAGAATTATGTCGTCTATCGCCATCGATTTTTCAGTCTCCTTGCCCGTTGCAATATAGCCATACTAAAGGCATTCTCCCCTTGCCTGCCTGGACTCGCAAGTCTAGCGGCGTCTAGGCAACCTCAACTTCAGCGGGCAACCGTCGATCGATTGATTTCAGCGGTCTCTAGTCCCACTAATTTTGGAAAGGCGCATAGCCAAAAGTGACGTTGAATTCACGGCACCAGACGACGGCAGATTTAAAGGTCGAGGGATCAACATCAGCGGGAATTTCGTACACCTGCATTCCGTTAACCTTTTGGAGATCTCCTAGATTGACATAGTCTGTTTCGGCATAGCTTTCGGGAACCTCGGATCGATGGAGAAGTACAAATAGATCAGGCCCCTCATGGGACTGGAATGCGTCATCAAAGACAAGATAATTTTTACCCTCGTTGGTCACAATGTGAGCCTTCCCCTCTGCTGGATGATCGACGCCCACGAAGGTTCCAGCCTGTTGGGCTTGGCCCTGGTTGGCAGTGGCAGGTTGCGAGAGGGTAATGGCTCCAACACCACCAAAGGTAAGAATAGACACTAAACCGATGGCCGCAACATGATTAGCTGAACGCATTTAATATTCTCCGAATGAATGCATATTGCTACCTTAACGGCCGCTTCCCAAGTTTTTCCTGGGTTTCATCTAAGGTTTTACTGAAATCTTTCCTGGGAAGTTGTTGATTCTACCCTCATCTCATTCTCAGTTCATTGCATGATACTGAGCTTAAACTCAGAAATATCCGGTCATTCACCAAATGACAGCAAAACCAGACATTTCAAGGCACATTCAGAGGCATTTTACGTCGATGGCTCCGTCCCAGCCCCCTCAAGAGAAGCGGATGATTGATGGCCGTCGTTTTAAAAAGCCCCATGCCACAACCCTCGTTCTCCTGGGATCTGCCATTGGCTTTGTGATGCTGATGATTGCCTGGTTCACGGAGGGGGGGCTAACACACAGTTTCTTTCAGGCTATGGCTGCTTGGCAGCAGCATCCACCAGCCTGGCTAGATGTTTCCACTGTACCTGCGGAGCAATTATGGTGGCCCACAGTTAGCTTGATGCTGGTGGTTTTAGGCGTAATGCGCTGCTCTCCGCAGCCCCGGCCCTGGTCTCGGACCATTGTGGTAGGCATTATTCTGGCGCTGACAGTTCGCTATATTCTTTGGCGGCTACTGGCAACGCTCAATGTGACGGATCCGATTAACGGTATTTTCAGCTTAGGACTGCTGGGGGCCGAGCTAATGTTGCTGGGGGCCACGAGCATTCAGCTTTTGCTGGTACTGCGCCACAAAGATCAGAGTCGACGCGCGGATCAGATGGCGGTAGCGGTTCACAACGGCACCTATACGCCCTCGGTTGATGTGTTGATTCCGACCTATAACGAGCCGCTGTTCATTCTGGAGCGAACTTTGGTGGGCTGTCAGGCGATGGCCTATCCCCATAAGACGATTTATCTTTTGGACGATACTGCCCGCCCTGAGGTGGCGGCATTAGCTGAGACATTCGGTTGCCGGTACATTGCTCGATCG
The genomic region above belongs to Acaryochloris thomasi RCC1774 and contains:
- a CDS encoding DM13 domain-containing protein gives rise to the protein MRSANHVAAIGLVSILTFGGVGAITLSQPATANQGQAQQAGTFVGVDHPAEGKAHIVTNEGKNYLVFDDAFQSHEGPDLFVLLHRSEVPESYAETDYVNLGDLQKVNGMQVYEIPADVDPSTFKSAVVWCREFNVTFGYAPFQN